The sequence CATCACATTCATGCCAAAGAGAAAGAGTGCCAGACCGCCGATCAGGCTTAAGAAGTTGAAAATTGTCATCGGATATACCCCGCTGTTTTCTGTTTTGTCTTGTTTTTTATTTCGTTCCCACTTAGCATATAGGAAGTCTGTTAAGTTTGAATTCGGCCAATGTTAAATTTGGGTTAAATGTTCTGCGACAAAAGACCGGATATTTTGTCGGAAAGTGCGCGAATTTGGCTGTAAACGGTGGTTGACGATTGGCGATGAGTATGGTATAGTCATAGTGTACTACTATGTATAGTACAGAGAACGAGAAAAAGGAGCGTGCACGGTTGTTTCATATAGATAATCGCAGTCGGGTGCCCATTCACCAGCAGCTGCAAGCGCAGATCGTGCGGTATGTGTCCCTGGGGCTGTTGCTGCCGGACCAGCAGCTGCCGTCGGTGCGTGCCATGGCACAGCAACTGGGCATTAACCCCAACACGGTACAAAAGGCCTATGCCGCTCTGGAGATGAACGGCGTGCTTTATACAGTAGCCGGGCGGGGTGCCTTTATTTCGCCGGAGAAGGATCAGCTGTCCCAGTTTAAGAAGCTGGCGGCAGATCGTTTTGCCGCAGCGGTACAGGCAGCGGCAGACGCCGGCCTGACCCGGCAGGAGCTGGAGCAGATTGTAGAAGAACAGATGGAGAGGAGGGACCGAGATGATTGAAATTCAAGATGTGAGCAAGCAGTTTGACTGCGTTACCGCCTTGCGCCACTTGACGCTGAAGGTGCAGGACGGCTCCGTTTTTGGGCTGGTAGGTTCTAACGGCGCCGGTAAGTCCACGCTGCTGCGCATTTTGGCCGGTGTGTATCGGCCGGACAGCGGGCGGGTGCTCATTAACGGCCAGGCGCCTTTTGAGAATGAGCAGGTCAAGCGCAGCACTGTGTTTATCTCGGACTATCCGTATTTAGCTCCCACCGCCACCGTGCGGCGGCTGGCACGGCTGTACCGCAGCGTGTATCCCGGGTGGAGCGAGGACTACTTTGCCCGGATGGAAAAGCTGTTCCCCATTTCCTTTGACGCTCGGCTGGGCAAGATGAGTAAGGGTATGCAGCGCCAGGCTGCGATTCTGCTGGGGTTGTCCACCCAGCCTCGCTGTATCTTGTTTGACGAGATTTTTGACGGTCTGGACCCGGTGGTGCGGGAACTGGTAAAGAAGCTGCTGGTGGACTTTGTGGCAGAGAACGGCGCGTCTGTGATGATCGCCAGTCACAATTTGCGAGAGCTGGAGGATGTGTGCGACCATGTGGGGCTGCTCCATCGGGGCGGTGCCTTGTGCGAGGACGACCTGGATCGGCTGAAGCTGGGGATCACCCGCGTGCAGTTTGCATTGGCGGATCCGGCGGATTTTGAAACGGTGCGCGCCGGGCTGAATTTGCTCAAATGCAGCCAGCAGGGCAAGCTGTTTGAGATGACGGTGCGGGGCACGGAGACAGAGACTTTGGCGCTGGTACAGCGGCTGCATCCGCTGTTTTGCGAGACCCTGCCGATTACTCTGGAAGAATTATTTATCAGCGAAATGGAGGTGGCCGGTTATGACATCAACAAGGTCATCTAAGTGGGTGCTGTTTTCCGCTTTGCAGCGGGAGGGGCGCCGTATGTCTGTTTGGCTGGCATTGTTTCCGTTTTTAGGCTTCTTGTACGCTCTGTGCCACGGCCTTTTGCAGGCACTTATGAATCAGGATACCGACATTGTCGCCGCGCAGGATCAGACGGTGCGCATTTTTGGCAGTATAGCGCTGTTTTTGTCCGCCGCCACAATCATGGCGGGGGCGTTCTTTGCTATATCCGCTTTTCGCTTTCTGTACAGTCGGCGGCAAAGCGATTTCTATTTATCCCTGCCGGTGACTCGGCGCACTTTTTACTTTGTCAAGTGGGTGATGGGGGAACTGGTACTTTTGCTGGCCTTTTGCGGCGCCGGGATCGGATGCTGGTTGTTGCCGCAGCTGATTCCTCGCAAGTGGCATGTTCAACTGGATGCCGGTTACGGCCTGCGGCTGCTGGCAGTTGCCTTTGCAGCGGCGGCGGCCTTCTACTGTATTTGTTTGCTATGCGCCGTTACGGCAGGCAAGGTGTGGCAATACTGGACCCTGCTTA comes from Oscillospiraceae bacterium and encodes:
- a CDS encoding GntR family transcriptional regulator, which translates into the protein MYSTENEKKERARLFHIDNRSRVPIHQQLQAQIVRYVSLGLLLPDQQLPSVRAMAQQLGINPNTVQKAYAALEMNGVLYTVAGRGAFISPEKDQLSQFKKLAADRFAAAVQAAADAGLTRQELEQIVEEQMERRDRDD
- a CDS encoding ABC transporter ATP-binding protein, encoding MIEIQDVSKQFDCVTALRHLTLKVQDGSVFGLVGSNGAGKSTLLRILAGVYRPDSGRVLINGQAPFENEQVKRSTVFISDYPYLAPTATVRRLARLYRSVYPGWSEDYFARMEKLFPISFDARLGKMSKGMQRQAAILLGLSTQPRCILFDEIFDGLDPVVRELVKKLLVDFVAENGASVMIASHNLRELEDVCDHVGLLHRGGALCEDDLDRLKLGITRVQFALADPADFETVRAGLNLLKCSQQGKLFEMTVRGTETETLALVQRLHPLFCETLPITLEELFISEMEVAGYDINKVI